In Lolium rigidum isolate FL_2022 chromosome 7, APGP_CSIRO_Lrig_0.1, whole genome shotgun sequence, the DNA window ATGATGATTGCTATTATCCTTCTTCTCGTCATTGCAGGGATCATCGTGCTTTCAGTTCTAAAGCCTTGGGCCAAGTAAGAAGATATACCCTCTTTGCGGGATGTATGTCgcaaacatattcttcatcaactTCCTTAAAACAAATTCAGCGAGCCTTTCTGATATGCTTTATTTGTGGACGGTTCGATTATTCATGTACTAGCTAGTTGCAGTGATATGTAAGATAAAGTTTTAAGTCTAAAGTGGAACCAAGAAACAGTTCCTATCTTGATAAGAGAATCACGAAACAAATGAACACTTattaatggaagataaagttgcaTGCTTGTTGAGTTTACATGCATATGTAAGAGTACTCAACAGCAATTAATGTATGTATACAACTCATTGATGATTTTAAAGACATCAATATAGTTTAGGTACCCCAATTTCAGATTTCCAATTGGAGCCTGACACAATTGATAGGAGTATGTAATGTAGCTAGACAATGGTTAAACCAACCACCGATGCCAATAATAGTAGTAGATTGATCTGTGAATTTTTCTAATTCCGGGAGCTGATGTGATCTGATGCACTTTTATTATATTCTGTAGAGATTTCTTTCTTCTTAGGAATTGTTATTCTTTTCCACTGCTCATCACATCCTGGACTTGGCTCCCGGCTTAGTCCAGAACTGGTCTTCAGTAACTCCTGCAAGCACATCAGACATTTGCTTAGAGAGCTagaagaagtacaagaagaaataTAAAACATGCATGACCAAGATAATTCTGAAAAAGAACATGTGCAAATAAGATTATGTCCGCAGCTAGCATAGGATTAGGGACTTGCCTTTGCCCATGGCTGCGGTGGAGGAGATGCCGCCCTGCACGGTCTTGAGCACCCTGTCATAGTAGTTTGCTCCCGACCACTTCTGATGCTCCAGCGTCTCCACCCCGTTGTTCCTCTCCTCCCTCTGGATCCTCTCCACGTAGGCCAGCATGCCGCGCCGGGCGAAGTCCCGCGCGAAGGTGTCGGTGACGAGCGCGTCGGCGTGGAACCCGGCGAGCGTGATGAACTGCCACACGTAGCCGAGCTTCGCGACGTGCGGGATGAAGGCGGCCATGCCGGCGTCCGTCATGCCGGACGCGTCCCAGTTGAAGGACGGCGAGAGGTTGTAAGCGAGCATCGTCCCCGGGAACGCCGCCTTCACGCCCTGCGCGAAGGCCGTGCACTCAGCGATGTTGGGGCTCGACGTCTCCATCCACAGCATGTCGGCGTGCGGCGCGAAGGCGCGCCCGCGGACCACGGCCGCCGCCACGGAGCCCTGGAAGCGGTAGAACCCTTCCCTGGTTCGCGGCAGGTCCCAGTCCCAGAACACGGACGCCACGCCCAGGCTCGCGGCCACCTCGCGCGCTTGATCGTTGGATAGGCACTTGTCGTAGCTGGTGGCGTTGCTCCACTCCTGGAGCTTGCGCTGCTTGTCCTGGTCGTTGGCGCTGAGGCTGGCGATGGCGTCCTTGACGCAGTCGGAGAATGTCTTGAGCTGCGCCGAGGCGGTCCACTCGTCCTCGATGGCCTGGAGCTCTCTGCCGTTCTTGCCGGCCGCCATGGCGTCGGAGAGCACGGCGGTGAGGCTCCTGTTCTTGAGACGCGGGTTGGTGGCGCCGAGGATGAACTGGTGGTCGCGCGCGTCGATGTTGGTCTGGATcagcgtggcggcgacggcgtcggtgCGCGCAACGAGGACGGTCTCGACGCCCATGACGTCGAACTGGAGCCGTGCGGCGACGAGGCGGTTCACGTGCTCCGAGACGGCGACGAGCACCTTGCCGGCCATGTGGCCGCACTTCTTGGTCACGGAGGACTGGTCCTCCAGGTGGACGCCCGCGGCGCCGCGCTCGACGAAGAGCTTGCAGAGCTTGACGGTGGCCGTGGCGCCCCCGAAGCCGGTGTCGCCGTCGGCGATGATGGGCTTGAGGAAGTCGACGAAGGGCACGTTCGCGCGCTCGGCGCGGGGAAGTGACATGCGCGCCTCCTGCTGCTTCCGGTCGTGGTACTGCTGCGCGAAGAAGAGGTGCTCGACCTTGTTGGGCACCGTGTCGTAGGGGTAGTCGGCGAGGTCCGGCCCCGGCTCATTGGTGGAGGTGTGCGTGGACGAACACTGCCACCCGGAGACGTAGATGGTGTCCAGATGCTTGGCCATCATCGTCACCTGCACGCACGGACAAATTAGGCAAGACGTATATGTCGAACGAAACGAATCGCCGCTTTGACCGGCAtgacctcgccgcgccgccgaggTAACGAATTGCTTGCATTGGGTACCTGGACGGGATCGAGAGCTCCGAAGGTGCGTGACGCCGTGCCGGCTGTCTGGTGGGCCTTGAGCGTGCGCCAGAGCTTCTTGGCCATTTCACCGGAGGCGTAGCTCTGGCGGAGCGTGCCACGGAGGAGGACGACGTCGCGGGCGGTGTAGGCGCGCTTGGTCAGCCTGAACCTGTCCGTGTTCCACCATGCCCCCACCTCGGCCACCTCCGCCTCGAACCGCCCTTCCTCCTCCATGATCTGCACTCGGGTCCATCGTCAGATAAGAAAATTAACAACTACACATGACGCGCTCTCAATTTCGATCGCATCACTTCAAAATCGCATTGCATTCACAACAGAACAAACACTGACCAGAGACGGAACGGAGAGAGACGACGCCATGGCTCTTAACTCTTGAGCAGTGGGAGGACTATGCACTCGAGGAAGATGAATGCAGTTGAACTGCGTACGTGCATGCCcttgcctggctccttggcctcgGGATCCCATTGTATTTATAGGACAGGGCGACGTCGATCTACGGAGTAGAACTAGAAAGATAACAATGGATTCACTCGTGCAACTGTGTAACGTCCAGAGCTTGATCGCGTTCGTGTTGACGTTTCGATGCTTATCGTGAAAGTTGGCATGCTGCTGTGCAGCCATGCAGGCAGGTGATCGATATAGTTGCAACCGTGAGTTATGATTGCCACGTCGATGCTGGTTTTTGATCAGTTACGCGCCCCGACAAGATTTTATCCACGCGTATTTTGGACGGTTGCAGAGGTTAGAACTAGAAGCACATAAGCTGAGATCGGTTGCGTGCCTGCTCCTCGCATCATCTTTCTGAACGGAACTGTGACCGATGGCTGTAGCTTCAGGTAAGGTCGTGACTTCAGACTCTGCATTTACATCCAACGTACAAGTTCCCGCTGCTATGCAGTTATAGAATGTAAGTTCAGAAATGAAATGCTCGTTTGGAATACATATTTTAGCTCGTTTGAAAGGCTTTTTCTGATGAGTGGCATATTTTAATCCAAAGCTTTATCTCGGGAGGAAGTGTAGTCATTGAAATCAAAGATGGCATTGGTAAATACTTTCAGACTAAGAAGGGGCTTAGACAAGGTGACTCAGTATCGTCAATGTTATTAATATAGTGGTTGATATGCTCGCTGTTATTATTAAACGTGTTAAGTCTAACGGTCAATTGAAAGTGAGGTCCCAGTGTTGTTGATGGAGGATTATCCATTCTTCATTACACGGACGATACAATAATTTTTATGGACGTACAAGTTCCCGCTGCAAGCCTGCAATGCAGTTATATGAATCCGGTATCTAAAGGAGTTTCAACCCACTCACTCAAACAAACGGGTCTCGCACATATATTAGTCTGTCGGTCCAGGCACACCAACCACTATCCAAAGCAAAGGTTATAGAATGTTAAGTTAAGAAAATGAAATGCTTGTTTGGAATTACATACtttagctcttttttttttttgttattgagGCATCTATATACCTTAGGTGTGGCTTTAAACACATGCCCGCAAGAAATCTGTTAGCAGATTACTCTACTATAAGTGGTATTTAGACGGGATCCCACATCCATCAAAGAAGATTGGAAACCCATGCACAGCCTGTAACGAGTGAGTGAACTAGGGCAGACTAGACAATGATCAGGCTTCGAGATAATGTTAGGCCGTAAAATTGAACAACCAAGTATGCATTGCTCATGTAAAATAAAGGTGCATTGCTGAACATATCAAATCGAGATTCGGGAATCGGGAGGGAGAGGATTCAAAACACGAGTGCATCGATTTGACTCTCAAGTCCCAGAAGCACATTCTTTTACTACAAAATTTCAAAATGTTACTACCTCCGAACCATATTAAGTGGCGCTGATTTAGTACAACTCAAagacacttgttatggattggagggagtatataaaagTTTCAAAATATCCATAAATGTGTGACTCAAGTAAGTTTGAATGAATTTAAATGTTTTTATCAAATTTGAAGTTGTGTGCATGAATTTGTGTCTGTGAATTTGCGATGTTACAAGGAATTATACATCATATTATCTTCAGTACATAATGTATGACAATGCATATTTCCTCGGTGCATAGACATAAATGATGGTAAACTAGAGCACCTTCTCCAGTTTGCCCTGACAAACCAGAATTCCAGTTAAGCATGACATCATCTTTGATTTACATCATCACCAAAATCACAATAACTACAAAACATCTAAACTAACAATAAAAAGGATCATCAGACTAATACCCCATATTAAACTTCATCATATTCTCAGTGAGTGCTTGGACCTGCGTTATCATCACCAAAGAGCATCAAGTGTGCACATATCTCCTAGTGCGTCTTCATCTAGCATGTCCCTCTCCCACTTCTTCACCATCTTCTACTTTGGTACCATTGTCCACACTCCTTGCACTCCCTCTTGCTATGGCTCTGCCTATCCCTCCTTAGCGGCCATACCTCCAACCGCATCTGCATCGGATGGCCATGGTTTCTTGAGTCGAGCGGTGGTGCATCGTAACCGATCTCATCTCCTTTTGACTCAAGCATAACTCATCCGAGCTCGAGCTTGAGTAGGAGCCGCCATGTCGGCTGCTGGTTCACAGTCGATGTCAAACATGTTCCCTTTATCAATCTTGAATCTGATAAGGATGGAAACATCGACGATGAATGGTATTAGATGCTTGTTGCTTTGGCTTGTTCCAAGGCCAACTTTCTCGTCATAAAGCGGAGCCAGACATGTCGCGGAGCAACATATTGTAGAAACTCTAGACGCTTATATGGTTGAAGCAGAAGCATCGGAGCAAGATAGAGCCGTGAAGTATGAAGAGGGCCTGCACATGGATTGAACCCATTTCTTTGGCACCGCAAGCCAAATCAAGCAGGGCAAGGCTTCAATGGAGGTGAATGACGATGGTGATGTGAACTAGGGACAATTGTAGAGGTAGTGAGAAATAATTGCAGTTGGTTTATGTGTATGAAGAGAGTATTAGGTGTTGGTTTATGATAATTATGATAGATAAGTTAATGAGGAAATTTCAAGTTGGTTTTATGTTTATGCAATTTTTAATATTGCAATGGTGCAATAATAGAGTTTGTGCAATAACAATAGAGTTAATACCATGTATGTACTTTCTTTAAATAACCAAGTGAAAGGATTCATAACTCAAGTTTGATATTTTTTTCTAGCAACTAGTACACATAAAAAGTACTACATGCGAAAGGGCtacttttttttcttcattttctttgaTTGTCTTCAAAATGGggtcattttttttttggaatatccATTCATAGTAAAAGGTTGAATCCTTCATATTTATTTGTGGCCACTGCATAGAGTCCTACTTGGGTATCTAcaaatgatttttgataaatttTAGGACAAAACTAGAACAcacttgtaattcaaatattatatacttacaaaaatcaaccaaaacTTATTTAAATAGGAAAAAGTAGTTAGAAAGCGATAAGCATAGCATCGCTAAGAAATTTGCTATCCTATATGGTATACCGTTCATGAATATTGGTTTTCCCCCTTTTTTGTACATATTCTTTGCACTTGCACAAAAAAACCCAGTTTTGACATTTATAAAATGGATGGTTATTTTTGTGAAAAAAAAGTTGAAAACACCCTTTGGAAATATTTTTTCCATGCGAAGATGCACTGTTGTACCAAATTGGGCCACATTATCATGAAATATGCTTGAGAGCCAACATAACTCTGATACTATAGCCTTCATTGAGAACACTTTTCTTTAAATATTGTCAATATTCAAGTTTGGTATTGTTCATCGACACTAAACTCTTTGCGCAagtttttgattttttctttgaTGGTTTTTAAGTGAGCCCGAAATTGCCGCCATGGGCAATCATCGGAAGGCGTTGAATACTTAAATCCTAATTGTGGCCATTGCATAGAATCCTACTTGGCTACCTCTAAATTGTATTTGGAAATTTTAGAACCAAACTAGAGCACACATGTAGTTCAAATTCGAATTACGTCACGAAAAATAGGAACAAACTCGTATAAATGGGCACAAGTACATCAAAATAGAGAAAATTTGTATCCATAATAAATTCATCATCCCATATGGCCTACTTTTCATGAAAATAGGGATGGTTCCCTTTTGCAAAATATTCTTTGCAGTTGCAAAATGCAAGTTTTGACACTTACAAAATGTAACACCGATTTTGTGATAAAAAGAAGTTGGAAACCCTCGTTGGCAATATTGTTTTCCAAATAAAGATGCGCCTCTATGCACATTATCATGAACTTTGCTAGTGTTATGACCATACCTTGATCTCTTGGGTTTGAAGCCAAGATAAGTCGTACATGACAACTTTTTTTGCGAACACTCTTTTTTTACACTACTCAAATTTGGAATTTTTCTGAAAAGTTGCAGACTTGAAAGGACTATTTGCGCAAGTTTTTTTTCCCtttattttatttgatttttttttaaaaatgggATCAAAACTATCGTCAGTCTTCCATAGCGAGTTGTTGAATCTTTCAAATTTATTTGTGGCCACTCCATAAAATCCTACTTGTTCGTAGTCTTCCATAGCTAGTTGGAAGAGAGTTGGAATGTTTTATAAGATGAACCTTCTCTACTCTCACTAAGACGTCAGAAGAGAATTAGCACTCACCTACTTCCCCTCCACCGTCGCCCGCTCGTCTTCAAGACGCTCCGCGGGTTGCTGAAacggtaggcctccggaaccccgcaTCTCGTAGATTGGTATGGGTGAGGGACGAtcgggtttttggggagcgctctagAGCGACTACTGAAATaaaatttcccgcccttttggattttgtgtgtttgatgtcaacactaggtatatatttatgtgtgttgatgtagacaggtacatggTCTTATAATATAAACATGGCTGGTGAATTGGTATGTCAGAACTGAAGCAACTCCTGGTTTTTTTTTCTCttgtggcggaagttccggcccctgcTGGCGGAACTTCCACCCAGATACTCCTCTCAGCAGATCCTCAGCGCTCCTCACGTTGAAGCTCATCGTtcgctggccggaagttccggtgcagttggccggaagttccggtcagcggaacttccgcccaacttccgggcaagttccggaaacaaGGTTTTTGAGGCTCGGTATGTCCAGTATAGTTTTCTCGGTTTTCCGGAAGTAGGCCGGAacttgaccggaacttccggtcgccggaagttccgccctagttccgccctcgCTCTGTCTTCAGCTGGACTGGTGCGAAggcatccagccggaacttccggccgccctggccggaacttccggtgttactgaAAAACGTCcataacggtcagatctgaaagcCCCACTCATATAAATAGGTCTCTTCTCCaatgggacaagttgctcaatcattgcaaaaagatctgccaagcttcaccaccattagagccacctcaagaacacaagatttgcaagatctcctccctcacccaaccaaagctcttgatctttggagattcgaaggagaagacaccgatctacatcctcaccgaagcgatttacatttcaccctcatttgcttgagggtcctcttgctagtgttcctctttggatccctagttgtttgttgttgatgtattgttgttgattgttgtgttgttacagatttgggagcctccaatttggttgtggatgtgtgccccaagaaccttgtaaaggcccggtttccgcctcgaggaaatcccttagtggaagtgggatagaccttcgtggcgttgctcacaggagttctgagtgaagccttcgtggctgttggtttggctttcgtagcaaccacactcctccaaacatagacgtaccttcttgcaaaggaagggaactacgagaatcatctccgtgtctccgcgtgctccactctcggttacctctatcctattctatctcctatatattgcgtagccatatcttgcttagttgttaaccttgtcatataggtacatTCACTTAGttgttacctttgtgtcaagcctaaattgaaaaagaactaaaaattggttagcacctattcacccccctctaggtgcggcatacgatcctttcaattggtatcagagccttggctcttatttcgggcttaaccgcctaagagtatgctggACGACGAGCCTGCGGATGgggccgctaagatggtctccatggatgatctcaagtcgttggaaacatccttgaggtcctccatggaagctcaaatggaaagcatgagaaaaatgatttccgagcttttgactccggtccctcccatggctcccaccgtagaggtaaaggacaagggtgagttagaagagggagatgcttcggcattaccctcctctaccaaacccttgAATGGTGATAACTTAACCACTATTAatactcccattgcatctcctaggggaactagtggaggtgatagctacaatcgagtggctccgcctttcctatctcccggtataccggttccccatcctcatataaacattcggggcgacccacctaagtttaatgttaaagatttcgatacatggcaatttgagtttcgttctcatgttcgcagtgcctccaatgaactttggagaatcatcgtggaaggcttcaagccctacaaccccgacaagttgactagaagagaagcggttgatagtcaactcaatgaCACTgctttgcacatgattcaaactagtgtggggacaaaggaattgtctcgtgttcggagtttcaccaccgccaaggaagcttgggatggtttggccgctagttgcattggaagtgatagcatgagaaggaacaagtacaattctcttcggaatcaagccgaaggattcatgaggctaccggatgaagatcatgaagtcatgtatggaagacttctcaccattgccgatgctttccggaatgtgggtgccacccacatcaatgactcttggatcaaagataagtacatcgattgcatgatgtcgtttgaacccattgatgtcaagactcttgttgggagagaatgattttcctctctcacttctcaacaagccgtgcacgagatgcaagccctcaaagtgctcgagcaaaactctcatgattctcgcaatcgtgccatcAGAATGTCAAgagggaacaatcttgccttgacggtcaactccgtagaagtgaaccctcaagaaccatataggacatcttggagtatgtcctattgatgacccacaagtatagggggtgtatcgtagtactttcgataaataagagtgtcgaacccaacgaggagcagaaggtgttgacaagcagtttcgatgaaggattcactgtaaatgctcacgagacaagtattcgggggttttgatgtaacgagatgaataaagtacaagtaagtaaaatgcgagagaaataattgcagcgagtggcccaatcctttttagcacaaaggacaagccggtttgtttacttataatgaccaaacgttcttgaggacacacgggattttagtctagtgctttcgctacatgcgagctgattaatcttcattgttttgataagtgttgtgtgggtgaacctatgctaatgtaccgcccttcctaggactaatacatacttgtgattataccccttgcaagcatccgcaactacaagaaagtaattaagataaatctaaccacggccttaaactacgagatcctgcgatccctcctgcatcgatataccaacgggggcttaggtttacgtcactccggcaaccccgcaattggcaaacgagtacaagatgcattccctaggcccataaatggtgaagtatcgtgtagtcgacgttcacacgacaccactagaagaatgacaccacaacttaaatatcataacattgaatattactcaaccataattcactactaacatttagacttcacccatgtcctcaagaactaaacgaactactcacgagacatcatatggaacatgatcagaggtgatatgatgatgaataacaatctgaacataaaccttggttcaatggtttcactcaatagcatcaataacaagtagaaatcaatacgggagagtttcccctatcaaacaatcaagatcaaacccaaattgctacggcggtgacgaggtgctgcggtggagatggcggtgatgatgatgaagatgatggtgatggtgatggagatgatgtccagctcgatggcggtgacgatggcgtcgatttccccctccgggaggaatttccccggcggattcctgcccgccggagagctctttctctctggtgttctccgccccgcgagggcggctgtaacccttcgtgaggatccctcgtggcttaggtcttcgggacgaagggtttcgcgaagaaaaggaggcgaaaggggctgtggggcccccacaccacaaggtggcgcggccggagccatgggccgcgccggcctgtggtctggccccaccttgggtcttctcggctcccccttctagccttctccgtcatctggaaaaataggatttttggtgaaattttcttccacagttgatcttccgaaatattgaatcctggctccggtgcgcgatctccaaataatcatgaaacatgcaaaatagatgaaataacataagtattgtgtcccaatatgaaatatatcaatgaataacagcaaattatgatataaaatagtgatgcaaattggacgtatcaactcccccaagcttagacttcgcttgtccccaagcgagctGAACTCGGTGaacgggaccacatgtttatggagtgaagagtcgataaataaaatacggacaagaagcatcatattcattcacacaagacattatagtaaacaacttcctcatataactcaacttgaaacaagtataaggtaatcacaaataaaggtgcataaggaatcataattggtgatggcaaactttgttcttggtcagagaacatttaacagattatacttatctattgagcagcgctctcatattaaagcttatggtaaacttgcatactcaatcatattaatcattgatgaccttcaaagctatattcattcaggtaaaacttgtactaaacaagaaagagtaaagacatgatgaagcaaatcacaatataatagtttgatcacaacaactcaaatgcttgcttgagatggagggaaataggtttacgactcaacataaagtaaaagacgaggcccttcgcgagaggaagcgagggattaaatcatgtgctagagctttttcggttttgaaatcatataaagagaataaaagtaaagttttgagaggtgtttgtcgttgtcaacgatctGGTAGcgagtactctaacccccttgccaaacgagacctccaaagagcggctcccatgaaggacgttatctctaccggcaaggtagatcatccctcttctcttttgtttacacatgtactttagtttatttaaggatgacactcccccaacctttgcttacacaagccatggctaaccgaatcctcgggtgccttccaacaatctcataccatggaggagtgtctattgcaaaattaagttgcttactgatgaatcggggcaaaacatgtgaagagaattattaatgaaagttgattaattggggctgggaaccccgttgccggctcttattgcaaaattataggataagtggatgaagccactagtccattagtggaggctgcctaacaaggctgaaagataaaacaccacatacttcctcatgagctataaaacattgacacaaataagaagtaataaattttgaattgtttaaaggtagcacatgaagtatttacttggaatggcgagaaataccatgcggtaggtagatatggtggacacaaatggcataggtttgggctaaggtttggatgcacgagaagtattccctctcggtacgggtctttggctagcaaggttaaatagcaagcataagagttgagggaaacaaacaaatatacatgtgatagaaacaatcatgcatcttacttgtaagcacaaacagttttaacttcagaatactaagctaagaactgataagaaagataataacatcttctacatgtatttcctctattcttcttaaactcaaagtgttgttactattgaccattgctaagtttgccaaaaccaaatagatttactcaatgctcccaaagtggtaccaatactaaaatcaagatcaatcatatagtagaaattgcaaactaaaataaggtgtgcaatatgtaaatgataagacttctc includes these proteins:
- the LOC124669303 gene encoding isocitrate lyase, whose protein sequence is MASSLSVPSLIMEEEGRFEAEVAEVGAWWNTDRFRLTKRAYTARDVVLLRGTLRQSYASGEMAKKLWRTLKAHQTAGTASRTFGALDPVQVTMMAKHLDTIYVSGWQCSSTHTSTNEPGPDLADYPYDTVPNKVEHLFFAQQYHDRKQQEARMSLPRAERANVPFVDFLKPIIADGDTGFGGATATVKLCKLFVERGAAGVHLEDQSSVTKKCGHMAGKVLVAVSEHVNRLVAARLQFDVMGVETVLVARTDAVAATLIQTNIDARDHQFILGATNPRLKNRSLTAVLSDAMAAGKNGRELQAIEDEWTASAQLKTFSDCVKDAIASLSANDQDKQRKLQEWSNATSYDKCLSNDQAREVAASLGVASVFWDWDLPRTREGFYRFQGSVAAAVVRGRAFAPHADMLWMETSSPNIAECTAFAQGVKAAFPGTMLAYNLSPSFNWDASGMTDAGMAAFIPHVAKLGYVWQFITLAGFHADALVTDTFARDFARRGMLAYVERIQREERNNGVETLEHQKWSGANYYDRVLKTVQGGISSTAAMGKGVTEDQFWTKPGAKSRM